One Bacteroidota bacterium DNA window includes the following coding sequences:
- a CDS encoding HlyD family efflux transporter periplasmic adaptor subunit — protein sequence MKNKLIIIATLSFLISCATDKDQSDAFGNFEVTEVIISAQANGRLLQLNLEEGQSIISNTVVGFIDSIGLVLKKEQIDETINTVASKLNNFDAQINVQEQLKLNALKDQVRIEQMFKESAATQKQLDDINGNLKVLDKQILSIRSQRKSVMSEIESLKKQRDQVSESISNCQIINPISGTVLTKIAEEGEITSFGKPLYKIADLNELQLKVYISGNQLAEVKLGQEVLVLIDDGNDYKQLNGKVSWISSKAEFTPKTIQTKEERVNLVYAMKVNVANDGTLKIGMPGEIRFKTIINQ from the coding sequence ATGAAAAATAAATTAATAATTATCGCCACACTCTCATTCCTCATTTCCTGCGCTACAGATAAGGATCAATCAGATGCTTTCGGTAATTTTGAAGTTACTGAGGTGATCATATCCGCTCAGGCCAATGGCAGGCTCTTGCAATTAAATTTAGAGGAAGGACAATCGATTATTTCCAATACTGTTGTTGGATTTATTGATTCAATAGGTTTGGTACTAAAGAAAGAACAAATTGACGAAACAATAAATACCGTGGCCTCAAAGCTTAATAATTTTGATGCTCAAATTAATGTTCAGGAGCAATTAAAACTAAATGCACTTAAGGATCAGGTCAGAATTGAACAAATGTTCAAAGAATCGGCAGCTACTCAAAAGCAATTGGATGATATTAACGGAAACCTGAAAGTTTTGGACAAGCAAATACTGTCCATTCGATCACAACGTAAAAGTGTGATGAGCGAAATTGAATCATTGAAAAAGCAACGCGACCAGGTTTCGGAGAGTATTTCCAATTGTCAAATAATTAATCCAATAAGTGGAACGGTATTGACTAAAATTGCTGAAGAGGGAGAAATTACTTCCTTCGGAAAACCATTATATAAAATTGCTGATTTGAATGAATTGCAATTAAAAGTTTATATTAGTGGTAACCAATTAGCAGAAGTTAAATTAGGACAAGAGGTCCTGGTACTTATCGACGATGGTAATGATTACAAACAATTGAATGGAAAGGTGAGCTGGATTTCATCAAAAGCTGAGTTTACACCCAAAACCATTCAAACTAAAGAAGAAAGAGTTAATTTAGTGTATGCAATGAAGGTGAACGTCGCAAACGACGGCACTTTAAAAATTGGGATGCCTGGAGAAATCAGGTTTAAAACTATTATTAATCAATAA
- a CDS encoding flavodoxin, protein MEKIGIIYWPKNGNAEATAQKIYAHFNESDADLMDITAVKAENLNKYDLIIIGGSTVGAEIWEEAKPNNKWNVFFKSLDEFNLEGKKVALFGLGDQVLYPENFVDGLSVIYDEMKKRRAKLIGAWPLEGYSFTDSKAIENDQFLGLAIDEDNESELTDIRINKWLAQLKKEMI, encoded by the coding sequence ATGGAAAAAATTGGAATCATTTATTGGCCAAAAAACGGAAATGCAGAAGCTACTGCACAAAAAATTTACGCTCATTTCAATGAGTCTGATGCAGATTTGATGGACATTACCGCTGTTAAAGCAGAAAATTTAAATAAGTACGATTTAATTATCATTGGAGGTTCAACAGTAGGTGCTGAAATTTGGGAAGAGGCTAAACCAAATAATAAATGGAACGTCTTTTTTAAATCCCTGGATGAATTTAATTTAGAAGGAAAGAAAGTGGCACTGTTTGGTTTAGGTGATCAGGTACTTTATCCCGAAAATTTTGTTGATGGTTTATCAGTAATTTATGATGAGATGAAAAAGAGACGCGCTAAATTAATCGGAGCATGGCCACTTGAAGGTTATTCCTTTACAGATTCAAAAGCTATTGAAAATGATCAATTTTTAGGCTTGGCTATTGATGAAGATAACGAAAGTGAACTTACCGATATTCGAATAAATAAATGGTTGGCTCAACTTAAAAAAGAAATGATTTAA
- a CDS encoding DUF2147 domain-containing protein yields the protein MKKTRIILMLFATVLFAISNVVAQNVSADAVIGTWLNEDEDAHIEVTKVDNKFFGKVIWIKDNIDPETGMEKLDKLNPDESLRSRPRLGLEILTNFVFDGKESWEDGKIYDPKTGKTYSCYMKFVEKDKLKIRGFIGVTLLGKTTYWTRVK from the coding sequence ATGAAAAAAACGAGAATTATCTTAATGTTATTTGCAACTGTTTTGTTTGCAATATCAAATGTTGTTGCTCAAAATGTAAGTGCTGATGCAGTAATTGGAACTTGGCTTAATGAAGATGAAGATGCACATATTGAAGTTACAAAAGTGGATAATAAATTTTTCGGCAAAGTTATTTGGATCAAAGACAATATTGATCCTGAAACCGGTATGGAGAAGTTGGATAAACTTAACCCTGATGAAAGCCTGAGAAGCAGACCACGTTTAGGACTGGAAATACTGACAAATTTTGTTTTTGATGGTAAAGAGAGTTGGGAAGATGGTAAAATTTACGATCCAAAAACCGGTAAAACATACAGCTGTTATATGAAATTTGTCGAAAAAGATAAATTAAAAATCAGGGGATTTATAGGTGTAACTCTTTTAGGAAAAACGACCTATTGGACGAGGGTAAAATAA
- a CDS encoding ABC transporter ATP-binding protein, translating into MSALSVVVENLVRKYDKVVALEGINVSVKKGELFGFIGPDGAGKTSLFRILTTLLIPNSGYATVEGFDVVKDYKKIRNIIGYMPGRFSLYQDLSVEENLNFFASIFNTTPKQNYHLIKDIYQQIEPFKDRPAGKLSGGMKQKLALSCALIHKPEVLFLDEPTTGVDAVSRKEFWEMLKNLQNFGISIVVSTPYMDEASLCDRVALMQNGKIMEIDTPKNIRSEYPYQIAAVRTDNMYDIINHLHENKKVVSAFRFGDNIHISYNKGELEEQEIKTFLENKGHQIIRLNMVEADIEDCFMAFMNEIKHGDI; encoded by the coding sequence ATGAGCGCGTTGTCAGTAGTTGTAGAAAATTTAGTTCGGAAGTATGATAAAGTAGTCGCACTCGAAGGAATAAATGTCTCGGTAAAAAAGGGTGAATTGTTTGGATTTATCGGACCCGATGGGGCAGGCAAAACTTCCTTATTTCGAATACTGACAACGCTCTTGATCCCCAACTCCGGTTATGCTACCGTAGAAGGATTTGATGTAGTTAAAGATTACAAAAAAATCCGCAATATTATTGGTTATATGCCGGGCAGGTTTTCTTTATATCAGGATCTTTCTGTTGAAGAAAACCTCAATTTTTTTGCCAGTATTTTTAATACCACTCCAAAACAAAATTATCACCTCATCAAGGATATTTATCAGCAAATTGAACCATTTAAGGATCGTCCTGCCGGAAAACTTTCGGGTGGGATGAAGCAAAAATTAGCCCTTTCGTGTGCATTGATTCATAAGCCAGAAGTATTGTTTTTAGATGAACCAACTACGGGTGTAGATGCTGTTTCAAGAAAGGAATTTTGGGAAATGCTGAAAAACCTGCAAAATTTTGGAATTAGCATCGTTGTGTCAACCCCTTATATGGATGAAGCAAGTTTGTGCGATCGGGTTGCGCTGATGCAAAATGGTAAAATAATGGAGATCGATACGCCTAAAAATATTCGATCAGAATATCCTTACCAGATTGCTGCAGTTCGGACTGACAATATGTACGATATCATCAATCATCTGCATGAAAATAAAAAAGTAGTTTCAGCATTCAGGTTTGGAGATAATATCCATATTTCTTATAACAAAGGTGAACTAGAGGAACAGGAAATTAAAACATTTCTTGAAAATAAAGGTCATCAAATTATCAGACTAAATATGGTTGAGGCAGATATTGAGGATTGTTTTATGGCATTTATGAACGAAATTAAACATGGCGACATCTAA
- a CDS encoding ABC transporter permease, translated as MKLFRSFVQKEFYHIFRDVRTLLILFGLPIALILIFGYVVTSEIKNAKIAILDHSKDEITTEITNKILSSGYFILKENLNTEKQIEEIFKKGEVREVIIFEPNFSANLSKTGQANIQIITDASDANTANLILNYTRAIIQDYALSLNKGPNLNIKVIPQTRMLYNEELKGVYMFVPGTMALILLLVSAMMTSISIAREKEMGTMEVMLVSPLKPLQIILGKVTPYFVLSFINAITILLLGYFVFGMPVKGSLMLLLGESMLFILMSLSLGILISTVSPNQQVAMFISMMALMLPTILLSGFIFPIENMPVLLQWISHIMPARWFIVILKNVMIKGTGLLFVWKESLILIGMTFIFISLSVKKFKVRLE; from the coding sequence ATGAAATTATTCAGATCGTTTGTACAAAAGGAGTTTTATCACATTTTCAGGGATGTCAGAACCTTGCTGATTCTTTTTGGTTTACCTATTGCCCTGATCCTAATTTTCGGGTATGTAGTTACAAGCGAAATAAAAAATGCCAAAATTGCGATTTTAGATCATTCAAAAGACGAAATAACAACCGAAATAACCAATAAAATTTTGTCATCAGGGTATTTTATTTTAAAAGAAAATTTGAATACCGAAAAACAAATTGAAGAGATTTTTAAAAAAGGAGAAGTTCGTGAAGTCATCATTTTTGAACCTAATTTTTCTGCAAACCTTAGTAAAACAGGACAAGCAAATATCCAGATTATTACGGATGCTTCAGATGCAAATACGGCTAATCTGATATTAAATTATACACGGGCCATCATTCAGGATTATGCTTTGAGCTTAAATAAGGGGCCTAATCTAAATATCAAGGTTATTCCGCAAACCCGTATGTTGTATAATGAGGAATTAAAAGGAGTTTATATGTTTGTTCCCGGCACCATGGCATTAATTCTGTTGTTGGTTTCAGCCATGATGACTTCCATTTCTATTGCCCGGGAAAAGGAAATGGGAACCATGGAAGTAATGCTTGTGTCACCATTAAAACCCTTACAAATTATTTTAGGAAAAGTAACACCTTACTTTGTATTGTCCTTTATTAATGCAATCACAATTCTTTTATTAGGTTATTTTGTTTTTGGAATGCCTGTTAAAGGAAGCCTCATGCTGTTATTGGGAGAAAGCATGTTGTTTATTCTAATGTCATTATCATTGGGAATATTAATTTCCACCGTAAGCCCAAATCAACAGGTAGCCATGTTTATCTCCATGATGGCCTTAATGCTACCCACCATTCTTTTATCCGGCTTTATTTTTCCGATTGAAAACATGCCGGTACTTTTGCAGTGGATTAGTCATATCATGCCTGCACGATGGTTTATTGTTATCCTGAAAAATGTAATGATAAAAGGAACCGGCTTGCTCTTTGTATGGAAAGAGAGCCTTATCCTGATTGGAATGACTTTCATTTTTATTAGCCTGAGTGTGAAAAAGTTTAAAGTAAGACTTGAATAA
- a CDS encoding NAD-dependent epimerase/dehydratase family protein, producing MNFVTGGTGLLGSHLLYDLLSRGEKVSALKRTSSNIEQVRKVFSYYRQEGDDLFNQIVWVDGDVLDLYSLKEALEGIDHVYHCAAIVSFDAKKREQIIQDNVSGTANLVNACLDQRIKKYCQVSSIAAIGKSEISGTITEDGQWQNSKNKSAYSISKHLSEMEVWRGIAEGLNAVVVNPSIILGPGNWNSGSSKIFSTIYGGLRFYTKGVTGYVDVRDVSKAMILLMKSDINSQRFIVSSENLSYEYVFKKMASNLGVKKPDIYARKWVSELGWRIAKLRESIFNKPALLSRENARTAHKSSYYSSQKLIDHLDFKFIPIEQSIKDISRLFLNEFK from the coding sequence ATGAATTTTGTAACAGGAGGAACGGGATTATTAGGCTCACATTTGCTATATGATTTACTAAGCAGGGGTGAAAAAGTAAGTGCCTTAAAAAGAACCTCAAGTAATATTGAGCAGGTGAGGAAGGTGTTTTCCTATTATAGACAGGAAGGTGATGATTTGTTTAATCAAATTGTATGGGTAGATGGGGATGTTTTGGATCTTTACTCATTGAAAGAAGCCCTGGAAGGAATAGATCATGTATATCATTGTGCGGCGATTGTATCTTTTGATGCAAAAAAACGAGAACAAATCATACAGGATAATGTGTCTGGAACGGCCAACCTGGTTAATGCCTGTTTAGACCAACGAATAAAAAAATATTGTCAGGTTAGTTCAATTGCCGCTATTGGAAAATCAGAAATATCAGGCACAATAACTGAGGACGGTCAATGGCAAAATTCTAAAAATAAATCTGCTTACTCAATAAGTAAGCATCTTTCGGAAATGGAAGTATGGCGTGGAATAGCGGAAGGACTTAATGCCGTTGTAGTAAACCCAAGCATTATACTTGGCCCTGGAAACTGGAATTCAGGGAGTTCTAAAATTTTCTCGACTATTTATGGTGGGTTGCGTTTTTACACAAAAGGCGTTACCGGCTATGTTGATGTACGAGATGTCAGTAAAGCGATGATTTTGCTAATGAAAAGTGATATTAACAGTCAACGATTTATTGTGAGTTCTGAAAATCTTTCGTATGAATATGTCTTTAAAAAAATGGCATCAAATTTAGGAGTTAAAAAACCGGATATTTATGCACGAAAGTGGGTGAGTGAATTAGGTTGGAGAATTGCTAAACTCAGAGAATCAATATTTAATAAACCGGCACTGCTCTCGCGTGAAAATGCAAGGACTGCGCATAAATCATCTTATTATTCGTCTCAAAAATTGATCGATCATTTAGATTTTAAGTTTATACCCATCGAACAATCAATAAAAGATATTTCGAGGTTATTTTTAAACGAGTTTAAATAG
- a CDS encoding ABC transporter permease, with protein MNTIIHIIRKEFIQIFRNKTMLPIIFLLPIVQLLILVFAATFEMKNIDMVVVDQDLSSESRKLIGKFKGSPFFQIQLNTFSQREAEELLEADKADFILNIPGGFEHDLLKENTANVQLLINAINGTTAGLTNVYASSVIADYNRDVIVENININPPSAQSNINIEYSFWYNPEMNYKIYMLPGILGILITLIGMFLTALNLVREKEMGTIEQINVSPIKKYQFIVGKLFPFLCIALFELAFGLSIGKLIFNIPMLGSLPLLFLFAAVYLLVALGIGLFISTLSSTQQQVMFVNFFIMIVFIMMSGIFTPTESMPVWAQKVNIINPTAYFMRVIRMILLKGSGFIDIWKSFASLLIYAFIILGLATWKYRKIA; from the coding sequence ATGAATACGATCATTCATATTATTCGTAAGGAGTTCATCCAGATTTTCAGGAACAAAACAATGTTGCCAATCATTTTTCTGTTGCCAATTGTGCAGCTATTGATCCTTGTTTTTGCAGCAACTTTTGAAATGAAAAATATTGACATGGTTGTTGTAGATCAGGATTTATCTTCCGAATCAAGGAAATTGATTGGTAAATTTAAAGGTTCGCCCTTCTTTCAAATTCAACTGAATACTTTTTCACAAAGGGAGGCGGAAGAACTCTTAGAAGCAGATAAGGCTGATTTTATCCTGAATATCCCCGGCGGTTTTGAACATGATTTATTAAAAGAAAATACAGCGAATGTTCAATTGTTAATTAATGCCATTAATGGAACAACAGCAGGGCTTACCAATGTTTATGCCTCATCCGTAATTGCTGATTATAACAGGGATGTTATCGTCGAAAATATCAATATCAATCCTCCTTCGGCTCAATCAAATATCAATATCGAGTATTCTTTTTGGTACAATCCTGAAATGAATTATAAAATTTATATGCTTCCCGGCATCCTTGGGATTCTTATCACTTTAATAGGCATGTTTTTAACAGCCTTAAACCTTGTTCGTGAAAAAGAAATGGGAACCATAGAACAGATAAACGTAAGCCCAATCAAAAAATATCAATTTATTGTTGGAAAATTATTTCCATTTTTATGTATAGCATTATTTGAATTGGCTTTTGGATTAAGCATCGGAAAGTTGATTTTTAATATTCCAATGTTGGGCAGTTTGCCATTGCTTTTTCTATTCGCTGCTGTTTATCTTTTAGTGGCACTGGGAATTGGTCTGTTTATTTCCACCCTCTCCTCAACTCAACAACAGGTAATGTTTGTCAATTTCTTCATCATGATTGTTTTTATCATGATGAGCGGAATTTTTACCCCGACAGAAAGCATGCCTGTTTGGGCACAGAAAGTAAATATTATTAATCCCACAGCATATTTTATGCGGGTCATTCGAATGATCTTACTGAAAGGTTCAGGGTTTATTGATATATGGAAATCCTTTGCTTCCCTTTTAATTTACGCTTTTATAATTCTTGGTTTAGCTACGTGGAAGTATAGGAAAATAGCGTGA
- a CDS encoding transporter substrate-binding domain-containing protein: MKRSLLYNWLIFPLLSLSLIISVAFFYKDEIRDFVYGKEVERINTLELIQQSGKLTALIDYNSTNYFIYRGQPMGYQFELLKAFTEHLGVKLEIVTNNNLEESFRKLQDREVDIIATGLTITNERNQFIDFTDPLNQTVQVLVQRKPENWRKLETNDEIESRLIRNPLQLAGKTIVIQKTSSFKGRLENLSNEIGQTINIIEDDNREVEQLITAVALGEIDYTISDEHIALVNQNFHPDIDVNTAVSFPQNIAWGIRLRDDDFKRELNNWLNEFKNTYTARLLYNKYFKNPRTVNYARSEFHTIGGGKISKYDEIIKDISAKYGMDWKLLSSIVYQESGFRTQVESWRGAFGLMQLMPETAEIFGIDSLSSPSEQIEAGVKYMHWLDTQFKDVVSDSLERKKFVLAAYNVGLGHIWDARRLAEKYDRDPNVWTNNVDTFLLQKSNPVYYRDSVVRYGYCRGSEPYNFVVEILDRYNHYSNLIKN; the protein is encoded by the coding sequence ATGAAAAGAAGCCTTTTATATAATTGGTTAATCTTCCCACTTTTATCTCTTAGCCTCATCATTTCAGTTGCATTTTTTTATAAAGATGAAATACGGGATTTTGTTTACGGAAAAGAGGTTGAAAGGATAAATACGTTGGAGCTGATCCAACAAAGCGGTAAGCTAACAGCCTTGATAGATTACAATTCAACCAATTATTTTATTTATCGGGGGCAGCCAATGGGCTATCAATTCGAGCTTCTCAAAGCTTTTACAGAACATTTAGGAGTAAAGCTTGAAATTGTAACGAATAATAACCTGGAAGAGAGTTTTCGCAAATTGCAAGACAGAGAGGTTGATATTATTGCAACAGGATTGACTATAACAAATGAAAGAAATCAGTTTATTGATTTTACAGATCCGCTGAATCAGACAGTACAGGTATTGGTACAGCGTAAACCTGAAAACTGGCGAAAATTAGAAACCAATGATGAAATTGAAAGCCGGCTCATACGCAATCCTTTGCAATTGGCCGGAAAAACAATCGTGATACAAAAAACCTCTTCTTTTAAAGGACGCCTTGAAAATTTATCAAATGAAATAGGCCAAACAATTAATATTATTGAGGATGACAATAGGGAAGTTGAACAATTAATTACTGCTGTCGCGTTAGGTGAAATTGACTATACAATTAGTGATGAGCACATTGCATTGGTTAACCAAAATTTTCATCCTGATATTGATGTTAATACAGCAGTTAGTTTTCCACAAAATATTGCCTGGGGTATTCGCCTGAGGGATGATGATTTTAAACGGGAATTAAACAATTGGCTGAATGAATTTAAAAATACGTATACAGCTCGTTTATTGTATAATAAATATTTTAAAAATCCAAGAACAGTTAATTATGCTCGAAGTGAATTTCATACTATAGGTGGTGGTAAGATTTCTAAATATGATGAGATCATCAAGGATATAAGTGCCAAATATGGCATGGATTGGAAGCTTCTTTCTTCAATTGTTTATCAGGAATCCGGTTTTAGAACACAGGTTGAATCGTGGAGAGGCGCTTTTGGCCTGATGCAATTAATGCCTGAAACAGCAGAAATATTTGGAATAGATAGTCTTTCATCCCCTTCCGAACAGATTGAAGCGGGAGTTAAATATATGCATTGGCTCGACACACAATTTAAGGATGTTGTTTCGGATAGTTTAGAGCGGAAAAAATTTGTACTGGCAGCGTATAATGTTGGTCTGGGACATATTTGGGATGCCCGGCGCCTGGCCGAAAAATATGATCGCGATCCAAATGTCTGGACCAATAATGTAGATACTTTTCTATTGCAAAAATCCAATCCGGTCTATTATCGGGATAGTGTGGTAAGATATGGATATTGCAGAGGATCTGAGCCTTATAATTTCGTTGTTGAAATCTTAGACCGTTATAATCATTATAGTAATTTGATCAAGAATTAA
- a CDS encoding ABC transporter ATP-binding protein → MATSKEIIISVKNLVKKFGHFVANDDLNFEVYKGEIFGFLGANGAGKTTAIKILCGLSAPTSGDIQVAGFDVYSETNKIKRNIGYMSQKFSLYEDLTIAENFRFYGGIYGLNKKQIQDKTKLLLVRLNLADEGNKIISSIPLGWKQKLAFSVAIMHDPKIVFLDEPTGGVDPITRRQFWELIYETAHQGTTVFVTTHYMDEAEYCDRVSIMVDGKISALDTPQNLKNKYQAKSMDEVFIKLARK, encoded by the coding sequence ATGGCGACATCTAAAGAAATCATTATTTCTGTAAAAAATCTTGTTAAGAAATTTGGTCATTTCGTTGCGAATGATGACTTAAATTTTGAGGTTTATAAGGGTGAAATATTTGGTTTTTTAGGGGCTAACGGAGCAGGAAAAACAACAGCGATTAAAATTTTATGCGGATTGTCGGCGCCAACTTCAGGAGATATTCAGGTTGCCGGCTTCGACGTTTATTCGGAAACCAATAAAATCAAACGCAATATTGGATACATGAGCCAAAAATTTTCCTTATACGAAGACCTGACCATTGCAGAAAACTTTCGCTTTTATGGGGGTATTTATGGCCTAAACAAAAAGCAGATTCAGGATAAAACAAAATTACTTCTCGTTAGATTGAATCTGGCCGATGAAGGAAACAAAATTATAAGCTCCATCCCTTTGGGTTGGAAGCAAAAGTTAGCATTTTCAGTGGCCATCATGCATGATCCTAAAATTGTTTTTTTAGATGAACCCACAGGTGGTGTTGATCCTATTACACGTCGGCAATTTTGGGAATTAATTTATGAAACGGCACATCAGGGAACAACGGTGTTTGTTACCACACATTATATGGATGAAGCTGAATACTGCGATCGTGTTTCAATCATGGTAGATGGGAAAATAAGTGCATTGGACACTCCACAAAATTTAAAAAATAAGTATCAAGCCAAATCAATGGATGAGGTTTTTATAAAGTTGGCAAGAAAATAA
- a CDS encoding tyrosine--tRNA ligase gives MNFIDELKWRGMIHDVMPGTEEQLAKEMTAGYIGFDPTADSLHIGSLATLMLLKHFQLAGHKPVVLVGGATGMVGDPSGKSQERNLLDMETLNFNLEGQKRQLVKFLDFDCGENSAIVVNNYDWFKDYNFLDFIRDIGKHITINYMLAKDSVKKRLEFGLSFTEFSYQLVQGYDFYWLYENKNCKLQMGGSDQWGNITTGTELIRRKSGGEAFALTTPLVTKADGGKFGKTETGNVWLDPERTSPYAFYQFWLNTSDEDAARYIKIFTLFTEKEIEELLKQQAEAPHLRELQRALAKDITVRVHSEEEYIQAVEASEILFGKGTTESLKKLDERTLLGVFEGVPQSEVNRELVNGKIGIIEFLSDITNIFTSKGEARRMLKDNGVSVNKEKVNDAYEISETDLLNKKYILIQKGKKNYFLVKVV, from the coding sequence ATGAATTTTATTGATGAATTAAAATGGCGGGGCATGATTCATGATGTCATGCCGGGCACTGAAGAACAATTAGCAAAAGAAATGACCGCCGGTTATATTGGGTTTGATCCAACAGCCGATTCATTGCATATTGGAAGTTTGGCAACCTTAATGTTGCTTAAGCATTTCCAATTGGCGGGTCATAAACCTGTTGTTTTGGTTGGTGGGGCCACAGGAATGGTTGGTGATCCTTCAGGTAAATCGCAAGAACGAAACCTGCTGGATATGGAAACCTTGAATTTTAATTTAGAAGGACAGAAACGGCAATTGGTAAAATTTTTGGATTTTGATTGTGGCGAAAATTCAGCCATTGTGGTGAATAATTACGATTGGTTTAAAGATTACAACTTCCTTGATTTTATCCGTGACATCGGCAAGCACATTACCATCAATTATATGTTAGCAAAAGATTCGGTGAAGAAACGGCTTGAATTCGGATTATCTTTTACTGAATTCAGCTACCAATTGGTTCAGGGCTATGATTTTTATTGGCTCTACGAAAATAAAAACTGCAAGCTTCAAATGGGCGGCTCCGATCAGTGGGGCAACATTACAACAGGTACAGAACTAATTCGCAGAAAATCAGGAGGCGAAGCATTTGCGTTAACCACTCCCCTTGTGACAAAAGCGGATGGGGGTAAATTTGGGAAAACTGAAACGGGCAATGTTTGGCTCGATCCGGAAAGAACATCACCTTATGCATTTTATCAATTCTGGTTAAATACTTCGGATGAAGATGCTGCCCGATACATCAAAATATTTACTTTGTTTACAGAGAAAGAAATTGAAGAATTATTAAAGCAACAAGCTGAAGCTCCTCATTTACGTGAATTGCAGAGAGCGTTGGCAAAAGATATTACCGTTCGGGTACATTCAGAGGAAGAATATATTCAGGCCGTTGAAGCCTCTGAAATCCTGTTTGGCAAGGGAACTACCGAAAGTTTAAAAAAATTGGATGAGCGTACTTTGTTGGGCGTTTTTGAGGGCGTTCCACAGAGTGAAGTAAATCGTGAATTGGTGAATGGTAAAATCGGAATTATCGAATTTCTCTCTGATATTACAAACATATTTACATCAAAGGGAGAAGCTCGTAGAATGTTAAAGGATAATGGGGTTTCTGTCAACAAAGAAAAAGTGAATGATGCTTACGAAATTTCCGAAACAGATCTTCTAAACAAAAAATACATCCTGATTCAGAAAGGGAAAAAAAATTATTTTTTGGTGAAAGTAGTTTAA